The window TTGTGCTTTTAAGGACAAAAAAAATACAGTCGACAAAATTAAACAGCTTAGTTTCTTCATCATTATTAATTATTAGTCAATTGCGCCGGTTTTCATTTTCTCCTTACCAGATTCCTCGAACCAGGTTTTCATTTTACCTTTTACCTCAACCTTAATTACACTGGCAACCGGATCCGGAGCAGGCATCTGAAGTTTAAACGTAGTCTGATCAATTCTTTTTGCCCAACTGATCTTATTTCCGCTGCCAAGTAACTGCGCGGATAATACTTCTAAGGCTAAACCTTTGATGACAAGTTCGCCGTTTTTTGGCCAATCGAAAACAGAAAAATACAAGGTAGTATTTCCATTGTCATGATCTTTTCTGGTTACTCTTCCCCAGCTCTGAGCAGGAACAGGACTTGCCTGGGTTGCATAAATGGCCTCACTATAAACGCTCATCCAGGCTCCTAAATCTTTTAATCTTTCTACGCTTGTTTCGGGAAAGGAACCATCAGGTTTTGGACCAATATTCAACAGGTAATTCCCTCCTTTGGAGGCAATGTCGATGAGGTTACGGATCAGAACAGGTGATGATTTCCAGTTGACATCCGAATTCCTGAATCCCCAGGTACCATTCATTGTCATACAGGTTTCCCAATCTTTGCCATCCAGTTCGCTCAGATTAGGTATCTTTTGTTCCGGGGTCTTGGTATCCCCTTGGAAATTTGGCCTTTTTAGCCTGTCATTTGTAATAATATTGGGCTGCAGTTTTAATTGTTCCTGGAATTTTAACGCAGCTTCATCGGTCATATTGGTAGGCGTATCCCACCATAATACAGCGATATCCCCATAATTGGTCATCAATTCTTTCACCTGCGGTACAGCTACCCTATCGATATACTCGGCGAAGGTAGCTGTTTCTTGAACTGGGTCCCAATGGCCTTTATGTGCCAGGGTGTAAGCATTTATATGGGTACTATCCGGATTTGGCCAACCTTCTGCCATTAATTTTCTAGCCGCAGCCCCTCCCGGATTTCCCCAATCCTGGGCCTGGGAATAATAAAAACCTAATCTTATACCATACTTTTTACATGCAGCGGCTAAAGGTTTCAATAAATCCTTCTTATACGGTGTTGCATCCACGATATCCCAGTCGCTTGCTTTGGAGTCAAATAAAGCAAAGCCATCATGATGCTTAGCGGTAATAACGATGTATTTCATCCCGGCATCTTTTGCCATCCTCACCCATTCATCGGCATCAAATTTCATGGGATTAAATTGCCCGGCGATTGCCTTATACTCCGCAACTGGCACTTTCATTCTGTTCATAATCCACTCAGCACCTCCCCTGGCCTGTTGATGTCCATTATACTCACCGGCCATTTGTGCATACACGCCAAAATGTATAAACATTCCAAAGCGGGCATCCCGCCACCATTCCATTTTTTTCTCTTTTGGTAATGCCTGCTGAGATTTGGTAATAGAGGCAGAAAATGCAAATATCAAAAGCAAGCAGCTAAGTTTCTTTATCATATCATTAAGCAATAAAATTTAAAATTATTATTCTATGT is drawn from Pedobacter sp. HDW13 and contains these coding sequences:
- a CDS encoding alpha-L-fucosidase; translation: MIKKLSCLLLIFAFSASITKSQQALPKEKKMEWWRDARFGMFIHFGVYAQMAGEYNGHQQARGGAEWIMNRMKVPVAEYKAIAGQFNPMKFDADEWVRMAKDAGMKYIVITAKHHDGFALFDSKASDWDIVDATPYKKDLLKPLAAACKKYGIRLGFYYSQAQDWGNPGGAAARKLMAEGWPNPDSTHINAYTLAHKGHWDPVQETATFAEYIDRVAVPQVKELMTNYGDIAVLWWDTPTNMTDEAALKFQEQLKLQPNIITNDRLKRPNFQGDTKTPEQKIPNLSELDGKDWETCMTMNGTWGFRNSDVNWKSSPVLIRNLIDIASKGGNYLLNIGPKPDGSFPETSVERLKDLGAWMSVYSEAIYATQASPVPAQSWGRVTRKDHDNGNTTLYFSVFDWPKNGELVIKGLALEVLSAQLLGSGNKISWAKRIDQTTFKLQMPAPDPVASVIKVEVKGKMKTWFEESGKEKMKTGAID